TAACTTTGCAATAGCAGAGATGTCGATTTCATTATTTTTCGCGAGGGTTTCCCACAATTTCCCAGCATTCACACCAATTTTCTCAGTTAGATTGGTTTCACCCAATTTGTAGAAAGAGCCGTTTTTGGAAATCTTGTTTTCTCTCGCAAGCCAACCAATTGCAGCATGAAGTTGATTCTCGTCAAGCATTGTACTGTTCATTAATCTAGATTCAGTAAGAGGTCCCTGTAAGTT
The sequence above is drawn from the Candidatus Thermoplasmatota archaeon genome and encodes:
- a CDS encoding winged helix-turn-helix domain-containing protein yields the protein MKGVEEIGQNAGKIWKVLNLQGPLTESRLMNSTMLDENQLHAAIGWLARENKISKNGSFYKLGETNLTEKIGVNAGKLWETLAKNNEIDISAIAKLARLDEKDAYSALGWLAREDKIESKNLIKLKR